One Salvia miltiorrhiza cultivar Shanhuang (shh) chromosome 6, IMPLAD_Smil_shh, whole genome shotgun sequence genomic window, AAGAAAAACGTTGAGTTAATCTTATCGACCTACTCGGACGTAATGTTTAAGGTGTGTGAAACTTGATAATCAGGCTACTTTTAGTTTCAACTCTAGAATATAGATGCTTACCAAGTAAGTTTTTGCTTGTTTACAGATCAATGGAAACCGTGCAAAAGAAGTAGTTTTTGAAGAGATAGATTCTTTGTTGTTGAGATTGCAGaaagataaagaagaaaaatcaaaatcagGTCCAGTTTCTCACTGCTTCAAATGCTTTTCAGTTTTATAGGAATTGCTTGAATTTTAGACCCATTTATATGCATGGTTTTCCCACCTTATTTACCCTCTTTTTCTctccttttattttaatttgtcctcgttttttgttgtttattttcttttattcttttttcccTTACCATATCCTTAACTAATTGAAATTGaatacatttttaatttttgaaaggTTGTATTTTCTTGTAACTGGTTTTGAATAAATGAACTTATCTTACTTGTTTGCAGGTGAACTGATAAGAAATGAGAACCAAGTATATAAGTTGTCTTCAGAAAAGGTTATTTTAGCAAAACCTTAGTATacatattttattgttttcaaatGTGACAGCCTTCTGTAATCGAATAGCTAATAGTTTTTAGGTCCATTTTTTGGTGTTTACAATCTGCAGAATAATTGGAGAGGAATACCGACAAAACTGAATAACATTCCTCACTCTAGAGAAATCAGGGAATACTTCTATGAGGATGTGTTACAAGCAACCAAACGAGCAATAGAAAATGGAAAAACTCGATTGAAGGTCTTTATCTTCTTATGTTTCCAGTTTGCATTACATATAGGCAGTTTGATACGTGCCCTTTCTTTATTATTGATTGCATGTTTCGGGTGCATTATTCAAAAGATTCTGAATGTTTTGTATGTATTAGTAGCAGcaaacatatatacatatatattttgataaatcacacaagtaaataaagaaatttaaaaaccaCACGACGATGGACTCGAACCTAAGACCTCAAGCCTTGGGCATTAACCACCTACCGCtagaccaacacacgcacacaacaaacaTATTTTTTTGCTAAGAGATATTTGATGAATGTTAAattatttaagttttttttttctccaacCAATATATTCTCTTGATCGATGCTTGGGTTGGATATATATGCATTGGCTGGTTTGTGTAATGTGTATAATTGAATCAACATAGTTGATACTATCTAATTGATGGAAACAAACATAATAGTTTACTTTTTCTCATATGTACCAAAGGAAATTCTTATGTATTCTAGTTCTTTTTGGAGAGCCTATTGACAAAGAGATAGTGGAACTTTACTGCCCTTAATTTTGCATCTGAAATTCATTCAATAATGATTAATAATGACTACCATTTTAAAACTGAAGGTGGAAATCAGTATCCCGGAGCTTAATCCAGAAATGGTGAGAAACTTCCTTTctagttttgtttctttttccaTCCTTCTTAAGTGAGTAAGTTTTTGCTCAGGATGTCTATCGAATAGGTACTCTAATGGAGCTGGTCCGTATTCTTGCTCTTTCTTTTGCGGATGATGGAAAGCGCGTCAAGGTTCTCACAAGCTTTATCCAATTGATTTACTTTAATTGATACAGTTGCATGTATCAGTTTTCTAGTTTCTTGTAGGTCTGTGTGCAAGGGTCTATGGGAGAAGGAGCATTAGCTGGAATGCCACTGCAACTTGCTGGAACTCGGAAGATTTTGGAGTTCATGGATTGGGGTGATGATGGTGCTATGGGTACCTTTGTCAATATCGGTTCTATAGGtgatgaattttatgtattacATACTTGGAACTATAGGTTAAACTCAGCTTTTCAACGATGTAGCACTAAAAATGGTGTTAATGTTATTAAATGCTAAATATTTCTTCTCACTGACAGCTTAACCCTTTAAATTAGACATTGTTACGGTTCTGGCTGGCAATGGGCCTCAACTTATACGACAACAAATATATTAAATGACCAACAGGTGCCCAGGAGGTTGAGGAGCAAGATGGCATCTATATTTTAGTGGCTCCACAAAATGCAGTAGGGAACTGTATTATTGGTGTAAGTAATTTTAGAAAGTATGTGCTTGTTGCTTCCTAAAGCACACCTTATAGAGATGCAAAAGTTATCTATAATTTGTGAGGGCTTGGCTTATAACAATGCAGGACCTAAAAGCTATGACTGATGCTGCCGCTCATCGTCCAGTCATTCTTGTCAATCCTAAGCTCAAGGTTAGTTTCTCAGATTAAACCTGAATTTGTTTTGAACTTGTGCTCCTAAATCCCCATATGCTTTTGAATTGAGAATTGTTTAGGTTTTAGGTTTTAGGTCTTTCCCTCAGCATTACTTTGCCATATTTATCTTCATTTTCTATGGTCATGTATGGTTCCGTCACAAGAACTGATATCAAATACTCATgaaactaatttttttaaatatctgGGATTATGTTTGTGTTGATTGTCCAACAGGATAGCTGACATAATTGCATTTCTGTAACTTTTAGGATGTACCAGGTTCAAGTGGTATCATGCAAGTAAGTAACCAGTCATCATTAGATGTGATTATATAATTCAGCATGCTCTCGTGGAATTCTTATTTATGATCTATGCAGACTATGGGCCGGGAGGAAAGGTTAGCATATGCTGCTTCGTTTGAGATATGCTACTTCTTCCGGTTACTCTACTATTACGGAACCCAATATCCGATCATGGGTGCCCTCAGGTGAGGTTATTACTTCCCTATATGCCTTCTCTGAATTGTAATAGAATATCTTTATGAATTCTGAAACTAGCTATGTAGTTAATCCCTCTGAGTTcttaagattattttttatgattatcTTAATTTCCTCCATCTTTCAGTTTGACTTGGTAGTAATTCTGCCAAATAAATTTTGTATCCATGTTTGACCTCTTAAAAAAAACAAGATCTCAAGACATTTTTGAAAAACAATACTTAGAACTTACTGTGAGTACCACAAATTAAATTGGTTTCTGTTGCACAATCTTAAAAGAGTACTCGTGTTATTAGGATGTCTTACCCGTACGAATACCAGCTCTACAAGAGGGTCGATGAATCTCCCAAGCAGGAGAAATACGAACTCTTGGCAAAATTCGAGAAAAGGCCAAGTGGCGAAGAGATTAATGATGCGTTTGAAGGAAAAGTCAGGTAAAAGTCTTAACTTCGGCTTTTTATAACTGAAACCTGAGCAAACCTCCAGTCATTACTGATCATTTTTAACCATATTTACTCACAGAGATAAAGCCAAAGAATCGAAAGGAATATGGTAAGGATATCTAGTGGTCATCACATCATCCGTTTACAGTTTCGCATCTCATGCTGATGAGTACTGCTGACCTCCCTTGTAGGGGCTTCTTAAGCAGCATATTTTGAGAGGAAAGGCAGAAGTCGCCTACTTTGCTGAGTATCAACAATTCTTTTCTGCATATGGGAGATGATATCATGTCACCGTACATTTGAAGATTAGAATCATGTTTGTCTACGAGCAATCCATGCGCTGTTCTTATAGGATCATCGTCGTTTTCAAAGGTTATGGAGTCTCCCCCTATTAGGTAAAACATTGTGATGGCATCACTGCTGTTTGAAGGATGTaatttctgcctgaaacctccTTTTTCCCCTTAATTTGAATATGTATATAGAACTGTTGGACTCTGTTTCAGAATTTTGGGAGTGGGAAAGGTGAAACTCAGAGCTGTCTTAGTTGTTGAAGAACTACCTTGATGAGATTTTCTGGTTACTTTGTCATCCAAATTtgattgatttttattttaatttttattttttatgtggCGACTGAAAGTAGGTATAAAACGCATATTGTCCCTCCATTTTAAAAGTTTGGACTTGTTACacaatgatgttatgttattatGGTATCTACTAGTACACATGTACATGAATAGCATGGGTGATTTTGGAATAACTAGTACTAATATTCAATTTAATGCAGAGTGCTAtatatttagatatttttttttaatgaaaaagtaTAATAATCCCATAAGAATTTCACAACTTTCTGTTTATGGGATACAGCTGAATTAAATAAGTCGGATAGTGAAAACGGTGAAAATGAATTGACAGACATATTTAAACAAAACAAAGAGATTGGTAACGTTGAATTAATTTTTAGGAAGTGTTAATAACAGCATAAGCGCCTGTAGCTCAGTGGATAGAGCGTCTGTTTCCTAAGCAGAAAGTCGTAGGTTCGACCCCTACCTGGCGCGATGtgataaaaattataatattattattttattttattttattttgttccaactatttattttattttgtttcaactTTTACATGCATCTATCTAAATATCCAATACATGAATTAAAATTTCTTAATTACTGAGTTGTCCCATGCATGATTAGATCATCTTTTCTTTTCGGCGGCAGGCATTAATGGCTTACCCAAGAATAGTAGTTGCTGATATTAAGTATTCCAATGAGTTGGTATAATACAatggatattttttttataaatattttgtcaTAATACTTAATTGATGATGTATATTAAATATCATTAAACaaatttgattgtttttaagaaataaattgtgaaacaattttttttggaatgTACTATATAAGAGATTtatattgtatatttttatgcatgaaaaataattatttaaaataatcaatagatttgttttgagtgtttccaattaaattcattaaaaaaatcatgattttAGGAGCAATAAAtcctttcttttttatttgacGAACCGGAATATAGTAACAAATAAATAATGCCTCGTATAATATAtatcaaaaaaatttatttgacCATTTCTAACTTTTATagaaaatcaataaatattatACGGATAAATCATCAGCGTCATCATGTTATGCATGATAAATACAACTCCTCTTGACACGAAATATTGATATCATCGAGATAAtctcttttttgtttttgatttttgtttttttgtataGTCATATTATAGTTGTACTTACTTTTTTTGTTCAAAcattttataaatgaattataAAGTATGCATTAATAGCTGTCAACTTGTGGTCTCCACATTCTTACCGACATCTAGCCAATTAAATCCTTCGGAAAATAAAATTGCTACGCGTGTTCTTTAACTTATTTAATTTCGTTATAATGAAGACTCGAATgaaattctaaaaataaaatgcaGTTATTTTCGTTTTCTTATTGCTTTCCATATAAATTTGAATTACTTGATAAGGATATAGGGTAGTTTGTTATGAGAATTAGATTGACGACATCTTTTCCATTACGAAATTATAGCTAGtttggaaaaaaatatatttagtatagtcaactaaaaaaaatttaggcATAATTATGAAGATATAGATTGGTGTTGCGACTACCTCAAGTTTaaaagattattattattaattgagATTCGTATACGCGtataaagaaataattaaactaCAAATGAAAAcagaatatttcaaaaaaaataaacaaaagaaaataattaatataccctCTGTTTCATCAATCGTTGCACATGATCGActattttcttgaaaatttgcagaattttctctctctcacacggCGCACACACGCAGAATGAGGGAAGAGACATGCAGAAAATGTTGTATATGATTCCCCTCCAATTCTCGCATCTTTCTATTTGACTTCAAATTCTCCATTCCATTTTTtccattaaatttattataccACGCCGGCAATTTCAATTCAGCTCCATTGTAATTGTCCCTCCCTCACCCAACCACCACTCTCTCTGCGGATCTTGATTCTCGACAATGGCCTCCAGCCCCGCACTCAGCaaggtcggcggcggcggcagtgtCGCGTCGGAGTCCGGCTCCGAGGAGAGATCGCCGCTGGCCAAAAAGCAGAACGGCCACGACACCACTATCAGAAGCCACAGCTCCGGCAGCGGCGAGAGGTTTGAGTATTCCGGCTGGGTTTATCATCTCGGTGTCAATAAAATAGGGCGTGAGTATTGCCACTTCCGCTTTCTCTCAATACGCGGCAAGTATTTGGAGATGTACAAACGCGACCCTCATGAGAATCCCGGCATTGTATGTTTCTCTCTCTGCGTCTTCAGTTTCCTTTTGtgttttctttggatttatgtCTTATTTGAGCTGTGAATATGATGGTATGGTATGGTATGGATGATCACTGAGCTCCGGAGTTTTGTTTTTTGAATTAGATTGAACTCTTCTTCTCATCTTTGTAGTAATGATTGGTTTGATGGTTACCCGGATGTCTGTTGTCATTACTGATATAGCGATCTTGGAGTCATGCATCAATTGGTTACTCGTTTCGGATGTTTTGATCAATATGCAATGTTTCTTATCGATATCTATCCGTTAGGAGAAGTGTTTTTCAGTTTGGTGGGGTTTCTGTGCTATATGTACTTCTTGTTCTTCATGATTGATTACCTTAAATTGTCTGATGGAGAAGTGAGGCGTCACAGAACATGAAGATGCCATCTTAAATTGTTACTTATAATTAGCCACTCTTTAATTAAGAGTGCTAAAATTGGCACTCGGAAGTCTTTCATGCACTTCTTAGTATTGAGCATGTTTTGTAATATTGGCCAAACTAATTAGCTGGGGGGAATGACAAAAGAAAATGCATGGGACCATACATGCACCTTCTAACTCAACTCAACTTGAGTTAGTCCAGTCGTGTTTGGATTGGAGCCATGTATCCGCTTGTTCTACATTGCTCTCGGGTGGACCTTCTCTAAAACTGAATCTACGAAGGATGAACTCCTTCCATATTCTTGTGTTGATAATTCGTTGAATATTATTACCATGTATGCTGCAGGTCTTTGATGATTCATCTGCAACTCCTctgaaatatattaattaatttcttaccCAATAACTCTGCGTATACGTTTATGGCAGAAACCTATTCGAAGGGGTGTCATAGGGCATACACTTATGGTGGAGGAATTGGGACGGCGGAAGGTGAACCATGGTGTAAGGCCTCTACAGTTTTCCTTCAATCTTCTTAAATTCAAATTCTAATTCTCAGAATTTTTCATTTCGACTGTTTTTTGTTGTCACATATTATTATCCTTGTATTGATGTATTACTTAAGTTGCTTGGAACTTATATTGTTTTACAAACATAAAACTTTGGTTTCTCTCTGAAAATTTGGTGACCATTTTGTAGGATGTGTATGCACTGAAGTTCTACAATCGTTTGGATGAAGAAAAAAAGGGCGAAGTAAGTGATAAAATCATTATATGTGATCTTCTGAAGAGACAGAGAGTGGTTAATCCCTTTCTGCAATTTCACTCGTGTTCGCTTTTGGTGTAATGCTAGCTTCATTTCTAATATATTAAAGTCAGAGTAACTAACCTATCAGAAACTCTTAGTTTAACAATGCAGATAACAACTTtgtgaaattatattttctgTATCCCTTTTATATTCATCACTGAATATAATACTTAATACACATGCTTTTTAAATCTGAGCAATGGTTCCTTAATTAGCGAAAAGTTGTTCTGGCTTTTTCTCTGTT contains:
- the LOC130987546 gene encoding adenylate kinase 5, chloroplastic isoform X2 — translated: MLSCSAIATLSTTSNLSPPAKPSLSPCLPSSLYFSSISPPLHLSSHHARGHASIKAKPLRKTLKIVSSTGEPLRVMISGAPASGKGTQCEMIAQKMVTTRLSLKDVKEKGWLLDGYPRSSAQAESLEKLNIRPDVYFMLEVPDDVLIDRCVGRRLDPLTGKIYHVKNFPPENEEIKDRLVTRPDDTEEKVKSRLEIYKKNVELILSTYSDVMFKINGNRAKEVVFEEIDSLLLRLQKDKEEKSKSGELIRNENQVYKLSSEKNNWRGIPTKLNNIPHSREIREYFYEDVLQATKRAIENGKTRLKVEISIPELNPEMDVYRIGTLMELVRILALSFADDGKRVKVCVQGSMGEGALAGMPLQLAGTRKILEFMDWGDDGAMGTFVNIGSIGAQEVEEQDGIYILVAPQNAVGNCIIGDLKAMTDAAAHRPVILVNPKLKDVPGSSGIMQTMGREERLAYAASFEICYFFRLLYYYGTQYPIMGALRMSYPYEYQLYKRVDESPKQEKYELLAKFEKRPSGEEINDAFEGKVRDKAKESKGIWGFLSSIF
- the LOC130987546 gene encoding adenylate kinase 5, chloroplastic isoform X1; protein product: MLSCSAIATLSTTSNLSPPAKPSLSPCLPSSLYFSSISPPLHLSSHHARGHASIKAKPLRKTLKIVSSTGEPLRVMISGAPASGKGTQCEMIAQKFGVVHISTGDILRAEVSAGTEIGNKAKEYMNSGRLVPDEIVTAMVTTRLSLKDVKEKGWLLDGYPRSSAQAESLEKLNIRPDVYFMLEVPDDVLIDRCVGRRLDPLTGKIYHVKNFPPENEEIKDRLVTRPDDTEEKVKSRLEIYKKNVELILSTYSDVMFKINGNRAKEVVFEEIDSLLLRLQKDKEEKSKSGELIRNENQVYKLSSEKNNWRGIPTKLNNIPHSREIREYFYEDVLQATKRAIENGKTRLKVEISIPELNPEMDVYRIGTLMELVRILALSFADDGKRVKVCVQGSMGEGALAGMPLQLAGTRKILEFMDWGDDGAMGTFVNIGSIGAQEVEEQDGIYILVAPQNAVGNCIIGDLKAMTDAAAHRPVILVNPKLKDVPGSSGIMQTMGREERLAYAASFEICYFFRLLYYYGTQYPIMGALRMSYPYEYQLYKRVDESPKQEKYELLAKFEKRPSGEEINDAFEGKVRDKAKESKGIWGFLSSIF